From a single Candoia aspera isolate rCanAsp1 chromosome 10, rCanAsp1.hap2, whole genome shotgun sequence genomic region:
- the VSIG10L gene encoding V-set and immunoglobulin domain-containing protein 10-like produces MAYWHPGIRFSSSLTICLLSMLAPLFPILSSSPLAVLVGDSISLPIPFSLPSAQIQVAIIWRRNATILAIGNLRPNFTVMVDPSFQSQFSVDPMRGNLNISALRTMDSGIYSVEILPLGSFAQKGNITIKVYEEVGNISVIPSSAEVVEGNTSVAFNCTPVRGFVSWTKDGHRLDDNPRYLHLSGYLQIRNPLRTDAGVYSCTISNPFGNATGTTNLTVYYGPETPTIAVSSSERDSEAGSFVLVNSTVNLTCLAPSNPPAKIYWNVADDKDRYVPSSPVLQLRRVQLNQGGLYSCLAINQQTRLQFRNTRRINVAQYPSGPPRCSMSSVHNGSALLFVCSWTGGSPAPDLTFQGLPGHKEEVSASNLQSLLVPPIPAGISGTKVTCLGHHLTGQDNCTLIPEAPSGVTLSFQAFSDPKGLVTMQLHCRGTFNPVEIKWFGDKQLLIPVRGRIQLSPDRMHLTVWNFTAPQDLGDYSIICSNALGSQRSNLTIIGPSISDWTLSSGPHPGTAYLAWTVPNGSAVTSFWIQMRGPKQQRSAEEWNTVEVLGATNRSITITGLQPQIAYAFLIVPYLGSQAGNTTQIHILHPGSHLTDGAIAGIVIGSIFGMLLIIAFLFLVVWLICLRRANKKIPSTPPENQQHYLSRQFPNGRKVEPSDSSWDNPRWSSGDSDIYAITYEEYLHRHLSPTTLPVGIREGTSSSPAVQPGTRNVRSATQV; encoded by the exons ATGGCTTATTGGCATCCGGGCATCCGTTTTTCTTCCAGCCTGACCATCTGTCTGCTCTCCATGCTGG CCCCATTATTCCCCATTCTATCTTCATCCCCTCTGGCTGTGCTAGTTGGGGATTCTATTTCTCTCCCCATCCCATTCTCTTTACCCTCTGCTCAGATCCAAGTTGCTATCATCTGGAGAAGGAATGCAACCATCCTGGCAATAGGAAACCTGCGTCCCAATTTTACAGTGATGGTAGACCCCAGCTTTCAATCTCAGTTCAGCGTGGACCCCATGCGGGGTAACCTCAATATTTCTGCACTGAGAACCATGGATTCCGGCATCTACTCAGTGGAAATCTTACCCCTGGGGAGTTTTGCCCAGAAGGGAAACATCACTATTAAAGTTTATG AGGAAGTAGGCAACATCTCTGTGATCCCATCATCTGCAGAAGTGGTAGAAGGAAACACTTCAGTGGCCTTCAACTGCACCCCTGTCCGTGGTTTTGTCTCCTGGACCAAGGATGGTCACAGACTGGATGATAATCCCCGATACTTACATTTGTCTGGTTACCTGCAAATTAGAAACCCACTACGGACTGATGCTGGTGTCTACTCTTGTACCATCTCCAACCCTTTTGGTAATGCCACTGGTACCACCAACCTTACTGTGTATT ATGGTCCAGAGACCCCAACAATTGCTGTCTCGTCCTCTGAGCGGGATTCAGAAGCAGGGAGTTTTGTGCTGGTGAACAGCACTGTCAATCTCACATGTCTGGCACCCTCCAACCCCCCAGCAAAGATCTACTGGAATGTGGCTGATGATAAGGATCGCTACGTCCCTTCTTCACCTGTTCTGCAGCTCCGCAGAGTGCAGCTGAATCAGGGAGGGCTGTATTCCTGCCTGGCTATCAATCAGCAGACAAGGCTGCAATTTCGCAACACTCGCCGTATCAACGTTGCCC AATATCCTTCCGGACCTCCTCGTTGTTCCATGTCTTCAGTGCACAATGGTTCTGCCTTGCTTTTTGTCTGCTCCTGGACTGGAGGGTCACCTGCTCCTGATCTAACTTTCCAGGGACTCCCTGGACACAAGGAGGAAGTCAGTGCCTCTAATCTGCAGAGCTTGCTGGTCCCCCCCATCCCCGCTGGGATCAGTGGCACTAAAGTTACTTGTTTAGGTCATCATTTAACTGGGCAAGACAATTGCACCTTGATTCCAG AAGCCCCCTCAGGGGTCACGCTGTCATTCCAGGCATTCAGTGACCCCAAAGGGCTAGTGACTATGCAGTTGCATTGCCGAGGCACCTTCAATCCTGTGGAGATTAAATGGTTTGGAGATAAGCAGTTGCTGATTCCTGTCAGAGGCCGTATTCAGCTAAGTCCTGATAGAATGCATCTCACCGTCTGGAATTTCACTGCTCCCCAGGATTTGGGAGATTACAGCATCATCTGCTCCAATGCACTGGGATCCCAGCGATCCAACCTCACTATTATTG GCCCCTCTATCTCTGACTGGACTTTGTCGAGTGGACCTCACCCTGGCACTGCCTACCTGGCTTGGACGGTCCCAAATGGCTCAGCAGTGACCAGTTTTTGGATTCAGATGCGAGGTCCTAAACAACAACGTTCTGCTGAGGAATGGAATACGGTGGAAGTTCTAGGAGCAACCAACCGATCCATAACTATTACAGGATTGCAGCCCCAAATTGCTTATGCTTTCCTGATAGTGCCTTATCTGGGATCCCAAGCTGGGAACACCACTCAAATCCACATCCTTCACCCAG GTTCACATCTGACTGATGGGGCTATTGCTGGCATTGTGATCGGCTCCATCTTTGGGATGCTCCTGATCATTGCATTCCTGTTCTTGGTGGTCTGGCTGATCTGCCTTCGGAGAG CAAACAAGAAAATTCCATCAACGCCACCAGAGAATCAACAACACTACCTGTCACGCCAG TTCCCGAATGGGAGGAAAGTTGAGCCAAGTGACTCTTCATGGGACAATCCTCGCTGGTCATCAGGGGACTCAGACATCTATGCCATCACCTATGAGGAATATCTGCACAGACATCTCAGCCCAACCACCTTG CCCGTCGGTATCAGGGAAGGCACTTCCTCCTCCCCAGCTGTACAACCTGGCACCAGGAATGTGCGTAGTGCTACCCAGGTCTGA